The following proteins are co-located in the Myxocyprinus asiaticus isolate MX2 ecotype Aquarium Trade chromosome 18, UBuf_Myxa_2, whole genome shotgun sequence genome:
- the LOC127456074 gene encoding mucin-2-like isoform X1: MNPTDQLLHLRQGNLSIEENVEDFCALANKIGFNEIALKYIFLAGLNEPVFLMLGGRITFSLAQYIDFAMQMSGSSFTVGEADEELCTPRHGRQARVPSVPEPALQASAATSCHVAMPAIPTLSCHASMSCHVATPAIPTSSCYAAMSNTSCHVATPVIPALSCHAAMSATSCHVATPAIPTSSCHAAMSNTSCHVTTPAIPTSSCHVPTSTPEPNTAVRKQKKRRRAPTPQSLPMLTTAEVITWSLSVLMTMEVVPRSLPVLMTTEVIPQSLPVLTTTEVIPQSLPVLTTTEVIPQSLPMLMTVEVVPRSLSVLTTMEVVPQSLPVLMTMEVVPQSLPVLTTTEVVPQSLPVLTTMEVVPMSLPMLTTTEVVPQSLPVLMTTEVVPLSLPMLTTTEVVPLSLPMLTNMETVTLPLPVLTATKTIPLLWPIPETSTAPPPEPPPPDHVLWLPPRPPDHVLWLPPKPPDHVLQPLPRPPDPDQVLWWPPRPPDTVPVLWRPPDHVLWLSPRSLDPAPFLEPPLKLPGPLSSWKPLLWPLAPPWSHAPCPVSPGHASCPVSPGHASRTPPIHPFPPPPPPSSLLNSIVCLCLGVVCHFFMCFCSCLLFC; the protein is encoded by the coding sequence ATGAACCCTACAGATCAGTTACTACATCTACGCCAAGGAAACCTTTCCATTGAAGAAaatgtggaggacttctgtgcTCTGGCCAACAAGATTGGTTTTAATGAGATCGCCCTGAAATACATTTTCCTTGCAGGCTTGAATGAGCCGGTCTTCTTGATGCTTGGTGGTCGGATTACCTTCAGTCTGGCTCAATACATTGACTTTGCCATGCAGATGAgtggttcatctttcactgtaggagaggctgatgaggaactatgcactccccgtcatggccgccaagccagagtcccatccgtcccagagccagcattgcaagcctcagcggccacatcatgccatgttgccatgccTGCCATTCCTACCTTGTCATGCCATGCttccatgtcatgccatgttgccacaccTGCCATTCCTACCTCGTCATGCTATGCTGCCATGTCTAAcacatcatgccatgttgccacgcCTGTCATTCCTGCCTTGTCATGCCATGCTGCCATGTCTgccacgtcatgccatgttgccacaccTGCCATTCCTACCTCGTCATGCCATGCTGCCATGTCTAACACATCATGCCATGTTACCACGCCTGCAATTCCTACCTCGTCATGCCATGTTCCCACGTCTACCCCTGAGCCTAACACGGCCGTCCGGAAGCAGAAGaagagaagaagggctcctactccccagtctctgcccatgctcacgactgCTGAGGTCATTACCTGGTCTCTGtcagtgctcatgaccatggaggtcgttccccggtctctgcccgtgctcatgaccacggaggtcattccccagtctctgccagtgctcacaaccactgaggtcattccccagtctctgccagtgctcacgaccacggaggtcattccccagtctctgcccatgctcatgactgTGGAGGTTGTTCCCCGGTCTCTgtcagtgctcacgaccatggaggtcgttccccagtctctgccagtgctcatgaccatggaggtcgttccccagtctctgccagtgctcacaaccacagaggtcgttccccagtctctgccagtgctcacgaccatggaggtcgttcccatgtctctgcccatgctcacgaccacggaggtcgttccccagtctctgccagtgctcatgaccacggaggtcgttcccctgtcactgcccatgctcacgactacagaggtcgttcccctgtctctgcccatgctcacgaacATGGAGACTGTTACCCTTCCACTGCCTGTGCTAACAGCCACCAAGACTATTCCCCTATTATGGCCAATCCCTGagacttccacggctccgccccctgagcctccacctcctgaccatgtcctgtggctgcctcccaggcctcctgaccatgtcctgtggctgcctcccaagcctcctgaccATGTCCTGCAGCCgcttcccaggcctcctgaccctgacCAAGTCCTGTGGtggcctcccaggcctcctgacactgtccctgtcctgtggcggCCTCCTGACCATGTCCTGTGGCTGTCTCCCAGGTCTCTTGAtcctgctcccttcctggagccaccacTCAAACTGCCAGGCCCACTCTCTTCCTGGAAGCCACTTCTCTGGCcactggctccgccctggtctcatgccccatgccctgtctcgccaggccatgcctcatgccctgtctcaccaggccacgcCTCAAGGACTCCGCCAATCCAccccttcccccccccccccccccccagctccctattgaactctattgtgtgtttatgtttgggcGTCGTATGTCActttttcatgtgtttttgttcatgtcttttattttgttaa
- the LOC127456074 gene encoding mucin-2-like isoform X2, with the protein MNPTDQLLHLRQGNLSIEENVEDFCALANKIGFNEIALKYIFLAGLNEPVFLMLGGRITFSLAQYIDFAMQMSGSSFTVGEADEELCTPRHGRQARVPSVPEPALQASAATSCHVAMPAIPTLSCHASMSCHVATPAIPTSSCYAAMSNTSCHVATPVIPALSCHAAMSATSCHVATPAIPTSSCHAAMSNTSCHVTTPAIPTSSCHVPTSTPEPNTAVRKQKKRRRAPTPQSLPMLTTAEVITWSLSVLMTMEVVPRSLPVLMTTEVIPQSLPVLTTTEVIPQSLPVLTTTEVIPQSLPMLMTVEVVPRSLSVLTTMEVVPQSLPVLMTMEVVPQSLPVLTTTEVVPQSLPVLTTMEVVPQSLPVLMTTEVVPLSLPMLTTTEVVPLSLPMLTNMETVTLPLPVLTATKTIPLLWPIPETSTAPPPEPPPPDHVLWLPPRPPDHVLWLPPKPPDHVLQPLPRPPDPDQVLWWPPRPPDTVPVLWRPPDHVLWLSPRSLDPAPFLEPPLKLPGPLSSWKPLLWPLAPPWSHAPCPVSPGHASCPVSPGHASRTPPIHPFPPPPPPSSLLNSIVCLCLGVVCHFFMCFCSCLLFC; encoded by the exons ATGAACCCTACAGATCAGTTACTACATCTACGCCAAGGAAACCTTTCCATTGAAGAAaatgtggaggacttctgtgcTCTGGCCAACAAGATTGGTTTTAATGAGATCGCCCTGAAATACATTTTCCTTGCAGGCTTGAATGAGCCGGTCTTCTTGATGCTTGGTGGTCGGATTACCTTCAGTCTGGCTCAATACATTGACTTTGCCATGCAGATGAgtggttcatctttcactgtaggagaggctgatgaggaactatgcactccccgtcatggccgccaagccagagtcccatccgtcccagagccagcattgcaagcctcagcggccacatcatgccatgttgccatgccTGCCATTCCTACCTTGTCATGCCATGCttccatgtcatgccatgttgccacaccTGCCATTCCTACCTCGTCATGCTATGCTGCCATGTCTAAcacatcatgccatgttgccacgcCTGTCATTCCTGCCTTGTCATGCCATGCTGCCATGTCTgccacgtcatgccatgttgccacaccTGCCATTCCTACCTCGTCATGCCATGCTGCCATGTCTAACACATCATGCCATGTTACCACGCCTGCAATTCCTACCTCGTCATGCCATGTTCCCACGTCTACCCCTGAGCCTAACACGGCCGTCCGGAAGCAGAAGaagagaagaagggctcctactccccagtctctgcccatgctcacgactgCTGAGGTCATTACCTGGTCTCTGtcagtgctcatgaccatggaggtcgttccccggtctctgcccgtgctcatgaccacggaggtcattccccagtctctgccagtgctcacaaccactgaggtcattccccagtctctgccagtgctcacgaccacggaggtcattccccagtctctgcccatgctcatgactgTGGAGGTTGTTCCCCGGTCTCTgtcagtgctcacgaccatggaggtcgttccccagtctctgccagtgctcatgaccatggaggtcgttccccagtctctgccagtgctcacaaccacagaggtcgttccccagtctctgccagtgctcacgaccatggag gtcgttccccagtctctgccagtgctcatgaccacggaggtcgttcccctgtcactgcccatgctcacgactacagaggtcgttcccctgtctctgcccatgctcacgaacATGGAGACTGTTACCCTTCCACTGCCTGTGCTAACAGCCACCAAGACTATTCCCCTATTATGGCCAATCCCTGagacttccacggctccgccccctgagcctccacctcctgaccatgtcctgtggctgcctcccaggcctcctgaccatgtcctgtggctgcctcccaagcctcctgaccATGTCCTGCAGCCgcttcccaggcctcctgaccctgacCAAGTCCTGTGGtggcctcccaggcctcctgacactgtccctgtcctgtggcggCCTCCTGACCATGTCCTGTGGCTGTCTCCCAGGTCTCTTGAtcctgctcccttcctggagccaccacTCAAACTGCCAGGCCCACTCTCTTCCTGGAAGCCACTTCTCTGGCcactggctccgccctggtctcatgccccatgccctgtctcgccaggccatgcctcatgccctgtctcaccaggccacgcCTCAAGGACTCCGCCAATCCAccccttcccccccccccccccccccagctccctattgaactctattgtgtgtttatgtttgggcGTCGTATGTCActttttcatgtgtttttgttcatgtcttttattttgttaa